TATAGCACTTAGTTAATTCATTATGCCATGTTATATTTTACTTGCAAAATAGGCAAGTTCATAACCAAAGAGAAAAACAATGCTGTGTTCAATTTATAAAACTAATAAAAAAGAAGAGATGTATTTATTTATTTCCCGCCGTGACGATTTTAGCCAAGTTCCTGAAACTTTATTAGGTATGTTTGGTCAACCTAAGTTAGTTGTCACGATGAATTTGACTGAAACACGAAAGTTGCCATTTGCCGATACTAAGAAAGTATTAGATAACTTAACAACAACGGGCTTTTATTTACAGATGCCACCACCGCCTGTAAATCATTTAGATGAATATAAAAAATGGCGTGATGAAAACAAATAGCACGTCATTGAA
This Moritella sp. 5 DNA region includes the following protein-coding sequences:
- a CDS encoding YcgL domain-containing protein, with protein sequence MLCSIYKTNKKEEMYLFISRRDDFSQVPETLLGMFGQPKLVVTMNLTETRKLPFADTKKVLDNLTTTGFYLQMPPPPVNHLDEYKKWRDENK